In Metopolophium dirhodum isolate CAU chromosome 7, ASM1992520v1, whole genome shotgun sequence, one genomic interval encodes:
- the LOC132949099 gene encoding serine/arginine-rich splicing factor 2, translating to MSYSRPPPRIEGMVSLKVDNLTYRTTPEDLRRVFERCGEVGDIYIPRDRFTRESRGFAFVRFYDKRDAEDALDAMDGRMLDGRELRVQMARYGRPTSPYRRRRRRSRSPRRRSYSRSRSRGRRSRSYSRSRSRSRSGSKSSRGHSKSASRSRS from the exons ATGAGCTACAGCAGACCGCCGCCGCGGATTGAGGGTATGGTATCCCTGAAAGTCGACAACCTCACTTACAGGACGACGCCCGAAGACCTGAGGAGAGTGTTCGAGAGGTGTGGAGAAGTCGGAGACATCTACATTCCCCGTGATCGGTTTACTCGAGAGAGCAGAGGGTTCGCTTTTGTCAG ATTTTATGATAAACGTGATGCAGAAGATGCATTAGACGCAATGGATGGTCGCATGCTAGATGGTAGAGAATTACGTGTTCAGATGGCTCGCTATGGACGTCCAACTTCACCATATAGAAGACGACGCAGGAG GTCTCGTTCGCCTAGACGTCGTTCATACTCAAGGTCCAGGTCTCGTGGCCGTCGTTCACGTTCTTATTCTAGAtcacgttcacgttcacgttctgGTAGTAAAAGTTCAAGAGGACATTCAAAGTCAGCCAGTCGTTCAAGATCATAg